DNA from Coffea arabica cultivar ET-39 chromosome 10c, Coffea Arabica ET-39 HiFi, whole genome shotgun sequence:
CGCACAAATGTTATGCATGTTCGCTGTACGAATTTATATAATCACAATTTTACTGCTACTCACTCTAAAAAAACCTtaaaaaacattaaaaacagAAAACACTTCAAAATCTTCCACCGGCAACTTCTGAAGCCTCGACTCCTCCTCGGGTGCACACACAGCAAGACACAGCAGTATGTGATGCTGTAAAAAGTATATATAcagagagaaagaagaaaacctGGCCGCCGAGGACGACGATGGTGGGGAGAGAGTCCCAAAGAGTTGGCAAAGAGCCATCATCGCCATAATCACCGAGAAGAGTACAAGCTTTCTGGAGTGTATTCACAAGTCCGATCACACTTTCCATCTCGCTACAAGTACCCAAGCTAGCGGGCGCCTGAGGAGTTCCGGCGTTCAAAAATTTTCCGACGCCGGTGAAGAAGAGAAGCAGTAGGAGGAGCTGGAGAAGAGGTAGGGGTGAAGTAGAGGAGAGGTAGAGAAGGAAAATGAGACAAGTAACGGAagctattttaaaattattatattttgaCCTCTCAGgaaatttttgtttagttttagAGCGAGAAAGTAGAGAGTGGGCCTTTTTGTGCGGCAGTTGTTGGAGCGAAGGGATTGTGGGATAAGATGCAACTCATCCGCATATGTAACTGAGAATTTGCAGCTATGGTGGTGCCACTCTCCATTTCGCCTCCTCTTTGTACAGATCTGAGCCTGATTGATCATTGCGTATCTCTTCTTTATATCTTTTAATTACTCGATTATTTTTGTTCCAGTCGTGTGACACGTTGATTTATTGGTGGATGAATTCCATTGGAAACAATACATTGATAGGCCTAGAAACATCAGAAGGAACCCGGAAATTTTATGCAGCAATTACTTATGAACCCGGAATTCATCCACCAATAAATCAACGTGTCACAAGACTGGAACTGCATTGTCATGTTACTGCATTGTCAATAAGTACAGTCTGCAGTGAATCAGCATTTGCTtgatataatttaatttctgtttcaattttggttttaggAAATTGAAACTGGTCATGCACTGATTAATTTCTGGCATTGATAAGCACGTCTAAGTTCCATAATTTGTTCTTGAATTATTCACTGGACAAATCCTTACTGGGGAGACGAAGACTTTAACACATTTCACTCTTCattcattttgcaaattatatTAATTAGTTTCTCTGATTTTGCACATGCACTTGGACTTTACCTTAATTACCCTGCTGCTATAATGCTTTGCTTTAATGGATATCGCATGAACATCTCTAAGGGCACTTTGAGCTTTGACACTACAACTTATGATTAACTTCAAGTACCACGTGTGCTATGTTTCTCCTCTTCCCCCTCTCCCGAGAGCTACGTTGTAGGATTTTGATAGCATTTTACTCAGCGCAACAAATATCAGTTCCAAAGAATTGTAGGATCTTCAGCATTCACATTTGGATAATCTCCACTATGGTATATCAAGAGAGAGCCGATGTCAACATGTagtaaaaaattagcaaaatccTTAGTTATGTTGATTTACATTTTTTAAAGAAGACAGAGCCCAATTGTTCATTATTGCTATCCTTTGCTGTTTAGGTTTCGTTTTAAGCACATATTGCTATCCTTTGCTGTTTAAGTTTCTTTGACTCTATGGAGCATGTATCATTGATTTATGCCTTTTAATGTGCTTTGCTGTTTAAGTTTCTTTGAATCTATGGAGCATGATGTATCATGATATATTGATTTATGCCTTTTAATGTGCCTTTGCATTGCAAAGCTATCAATCATCATACTGTTTTGAACTAAAATATTCTCGACTAATATTCCAAAACATATATAAAAGATATCACAAAAACAAATACGACTTTACTAACACGTCTAAAGTTCCATCACATGGTAATACAAATAAAACTCAGCAACCACATGGTAAACGACCATAACAATAAACTCAGACGCAGGCATGAAACAAAAGGACCAAATCATCAACAAAGTATTACGAGTCAACGACCAcaccaacaaaaacaaaatcagcAACCAGCAACAAAATAATTTCAGCATCTAAGTGGACAATATTCCCAAGTGATTTCAGCAAAGATTCAAATCTCCACACACAATAGCATCCACTCAATTCCCAAGTCGATCATGAAATTCAACCTCCTTCAAACGCATTTGCCATCACCCTCGCATGGCTCCTACACCCAAAAATTGGAACAATTAAAGCACTGGAAAACATTGAAAAATCCCCACAAAAATGAAGATAAACAACCACCACTAGTTTACTTTTAACTGAAATAACAATGGTTAAATCATACTAAACTAGAAACATCTCATctaggggggaaaaaaagaatgatCATCTCATTTTTGCAGCAGACATGGAATGAGCCTAAATGGCCGCCGATACTTGATATCTGTAATAATCACATGGAACAACTATTCTCAATGGCTTTCTAGTTGAATAACCACACCATAACAAAATGGTTTTCACATCCAAACAATCAGTAAATCAACTATCATGAGCCAACCATCTGTTAAATTACATCATATCAGAATGAGAACCAGAATCAGAATATGATTCATTTACCATGTGATCAGGCTGCTTAAAACATGTCAATCTAATTTGTTTACAACTTAAAAACTAATGACCAATTGAGATGGTCCTAACTCCAATCCTTAGGCAACGTGCCCACGTTATACCCGAGTATTCGATTAGTTATTGCCCTGACAATTTAATTTAGCAGTCACAACTCCCTTACAGAGGCCAGGTATTAAACTTGATAAACAACAACGGCTCGTATCTGTTGCAcatcttctttatttttcccccACTTTTTACGAGGGAAACCCAAGTGCAGTTAACAGACACAGCAGAAACCCAAAAAGGGCCAAAAAAGTAAAAAGTGAAATTAGCACCATGCAGAGAAgaaaaaactaccaaaatcGTGTCAGTCTGCAATGGGTGGTGGTGGCGCCGGCAGCGGCTCCAGGCTGGTTGAAGGAAGAAATTAGGAGCATAGCGTTAATAATAGGAATTGGTTGCAACTAGCAGGTAGAAGTCTCAGTGGTATTGGTAGGTGGCAATGAAGGGTTAGTGAGTGATGGACCGGTAGGTATAAGAGTATCGAGAATGGAGACGAGAGAGAACAAGAAAACAGCGGATTAAGTTAAGGTGAAAGGTGGAAAGAGTGAAATTAGTGGAGTGGTGTAACTACGAACCCTATTACGGTAAAAAGACTTGTGTACCACGGTTTCCAATCATGAGAAAATCTCAGCTCAGCTCTTTTAAAATTCAAACCCTATTTGGTAAGCTGAGCATGAGCTTATCCAAAAATTGGACCCAGCCTTTGCTACGGGATCTTTGCAGCCCTAAAAGTCAGTGAATCTTTCGAGCTTTTGTTATTATATCCAATTATGACGCTACTGTTTAATCTaaagcttttttcttttttttttctttcttttttaacaGATTATGACACTACTGTTTAATCAAAACTATACATAATATTTTCATCAGTCCATATGAGACAAATCCTGTGTTTATAGGCCAACCATGCATCTTCAGTAATGAAACCAAATCTGAATTCAACAACTAAAAGATTCTGCTTAGGACTCCACACTCCACCCAGTACATGCTTAGGACTCCAAACTTACTTGCTGCAACCAAATGCCAGAAGCATTGTCAATATTGACAACTCCAAAATCCAGGGCAAGTTGCAGATTTATGTCACAATCTCTACGACGGTACAACTCATTTTTTGCCAATATATCTGGTGAAAACCAAAAAGTTTTCTTTTTACTATAAGAAACATAATTAACACCTAGGCCAACTACTTACTGTTTTCCATCCAGCAGGCAATGCACAGCCATTAGTGGCAACCAAGGCAAGAAAGTAACAAAATGGACAAACAACACATCCACACCACAGAAGCCGAAAAAGATCAATATAAAGCTACGATGGTACCTTAGGAATTTTAAGCCTGCAAAGGTTGACTCTCCTATCACCCCCAGCAGCAGATTCATACACACACGCTTGGAATTCCCGCACATCACCAGTATTGAAATCCTTGGCCACAAAGGTCAAATAGAGCTTGGCACCCCCAGCTGCATTGAGAACGCAATTCAAAATCTTGCCTGCTCTAAAGCCAGTTTGCTgccaatttaataatttttttttcaagaaatcatagTTAAAAAAATAgcggaggaagaagaagaagattaaCAAAACCAAAACGAATAAACAgacaaaaaaaggcaaaaagcgTACATACATTTTTCTTGTTATAGTGAATAATAGCAGTATTCACCCTGTTCTTAACAGATCTGTAGAAAACGCCACCAGTCTTCAAGTCTTCAAGACAGTTAAAAAAACGGCCTCTTGTCTTCTCCAAATTAAATACCTGTGCAATTGTAAATGTGCAattgtgtgtatgtatataggCATTTATAAGCTCTGGATTCAACAGATTGTATGGATATGTCATAAAGAAAAAAGGTACGAAATTGTATACCACATCATAATATTTCTCcaattcttcctcattttttatAGACCATTCATCCAAAAAAGGATCGAACAGGAAAGCGTGGTGTTCGGACCAGTCGGACTCGGACCCTGACCCCGACCCCTCGGGCTCGGATTCGGACCCGTCAGAATCGGCCTCGTCGGACTCGGCGCTGCGCACGTACTCGTAATCCTCTCCGGACTCGTAATTGGCGTCGAGGTCATCAAACTGAAGTCCATCCCGGTTTAGGGATGACATTTCGCTGGAAGAGGATGACTTTCCTTGGTCGGCGTCTTTGTCCGCTACTTCTTCTCCGTCGATTCCTCGATCCTCCACCGCTGGTTGATAAACTCCAAGTTCTTCGTCGCTGGAAAGAAACTTTCCCGAAGCCAACTGAAGAGCAAACAAACCCTAATTCTTTCGATTTGCTTTAAGAGCGATTTCGAGGGGCTGCGAATCCGCGATGTATATATAAACGAACTTCCTTGGTTCCTAATATTTTGTATTCTTTTAGCCCCTGACGTATAATCTGAAATACTACAATTTGGCGCTACACCCATCTTGGGTTGCTTTTATGGCGCAAAGCTGAGTCATCTCTGCACAGTGGCTAGAAGTAATAGGAATAGGACAGCACAGCTAGGTGGGCCGGATAAtagacaaaaatgaaaattgtaaCTGAAGGCAGGCTAGAACGGATAATGAACAAGAGGCCCACAGTTTAATTTTAGAACTTCCCTAAAATAAAGCCCGTCTTCACGGAGGAATAAAGATGccactttccttctttgaaaaaaaaaaaaaaaaaaagatgccaATTTCCTGTCTTCGGTTCTAGCATCCGTGAGCTGCATTCCTAATTATTTTAAAGTGGCGTCTTTATCCTTTGGAAACTCGAAAACATTTTGTTTAGTATGTACAAAATTCATTAGCAAAGTTTAATTTAATGTTAGATCTCATTTGTTCTACGTTATCATGAAGTGTGTGTGTGTCTTCTATCTATTTATCTAAAGAGTTTAAAATATATCCAATGCATTCTGATTTAATGCTTTTTAAATATTCAATAATTTATTGTCACGTAAACTTTTTCGAATATTCTATTATATTAACAATACACCTGCATTCACTAAGAATTATTTATTAGTTAATAGCAAtggattttttttgttgaatccCATAGAGTgttttataactaaaaataTAGATATAggtttacattttttttctttttcctattctttttttctaaattttctttactctcttaatttcttctagtatttgttaaatttttatttttgattaaaaaCATCAATTACATTGGTGAATAAATATTGATTCCCCATTAAAATAATAGTCAATCAAACAATGAGCATACGATATTCATTAACTCATTCCAATTAGCcttaatcaaatgataagtaTCACTATGAATAGTTTTGAAACTCATTCCTTAAGGAACCAGATTACCTAATGCCTTCTAAGTACACGAAAATAAATTGACTTATGCTAAACTTGATTGATGGTATATAAATTTTTTGTGAAGATTCATGAAATATGCGATGCcattctcaaactgagttttgtTTTTAA
Protein-coding regions in this window:
- the LOC140016113 gene encoding uncharacterized protein; amino-acid sequence: MSSLNRDGLQFDDLDANYESGEDYEYVRSAESDEADSDGSESEPEGSGSGSESDWSEHHAFLFDPFLDEWSIKNEEELEKYYDVVFNLEKTRGRFFNCLEDLKTGGVFYRSVKNRVNTAIIHYNKKNQTGFRAGKILNCVLNAAGGAKLYLTFVAKDFNTGDVREFQACVYESAAGGDRRVNLCRLKIPKEPCEGDGKCV